In Candidatus Methylomirabilota bacterium, a genomic segment contains:
- a CDS encoding 3-hydroxyacyl-CoA dehydrogenase — MELRAVNAVVTGGASGLGRATAARLVAAGGRVALLDLPTSPGADVAKALGPDALFTPANVTSGVEVGAALDVLRDRFGSLNVLVNCAGIGTAMKTLGKSGPARLDDFARVIQVNLIGTFNCIRLAAAIMAKNAPTPEGERGIVINTASVAAFDGQVGQAAYSASKGGIVGLTLPVARDLAELGIRVVTIAPGIFDTPLLATLPEPVRASLARQVPFPQRLGQPDEYAALALHVIENVMLNGETIRLDGALRMQPR; from the coding sequence ATGGAGCTTCGCGCCGTCAATGCCGTAGTGACCGGAGGCGCCTCCGGGCTCGGCCGCGCCACCGCCGCTCGACTCGTCGCCGCCGGGGGCCGGGTGGCGCTGCTCGACCTGCCGACCTCGCCGGGCGCGGACGTGGCGAAAGCGCTGGGCCCGGACGCCCTCTTCACGCCGGCGAACGTCACCAGCGGCGTCGAGGTCGGCGCCGCGCTCGACGTTCTCCGTGACCGGTTCGGCAGCCTCAACGTCCTCGTGAACTGCGCCGGCATCGGCACGGCCATGAAGACGCTCGGCAAGTCCGGACCCGCCCGGCTCGACGACTTCGCGCGGGTGATCCAGGTCAATCTGATTGGGACGTTCAACTGCATCCGCCTGGCGGCGGCGATCATGGCGAAGAACGCGCCCACCCCGGAGGGCGAGCGCGGCATCGTCATCAACACCGCCTCCGTGGCCGCCTTCGACGGCCAGGTCGGCCAGGCCGCCTACTCGGCCTCGAAGGGCGGAATCGTGGGCCTGACCCTGCCGGTGGCGCGCGACCTCGCCGAGCTGGGCATCCGCGTGGTGACGATCGCGCCCGGCATCTTCGACACGCCCCTGCTGGCAACGCTGCCGGAGCCGGTCCGTGCCTCGCTGGCCCGGCAGGTGCCGTTCCCGCAGCGGCTGGGCCAGCCCGACGAGTACGCGGCGCTGGCGCTTCACGTCATCGAGAACGTGATGCTGAACGGCGAGACGATCC